The following are encoded together in the Lagopus muta isolate bLagMut1 chromosome Z, bLagMut1 primary, whole genome shotgun sequence genome:
- the LOC125686710 gene encoding uncharacterized protein LOC125686710 produces MHVPNYSLIVSPLYYVTRMRNEFTWGPEQQQAFEQIKQEIARAVALGPVRTGQGIKNILYTAAGENGPTWSLWQRASGETRGRPLGFWSRAYRGSEEHYTPTEKEILAAYEGVRAASEVVGTETQLLLAPRLPVLNWMFKGKVPSTHHATDATWSKWIALITQRARMGNLSRPGILEVIMDWPEGKKFGTPPGEEVSRAKEAPPYNELPENEKKYALFTDGSCRIVGKHRRWKAAVWSPTRQVAEATEGKGESSQFAEVKAVQLALDVAERERWPMLYLYTDSWMVANALWGWLQQWEQNNWQRRGKPIWAAELWKDIAARTKTIVVKVRHVDAHVPKSRATEEQQNNHQVDRAARIEVAQIDLDWQNKGELFLARWAHETSGHQGRDATYKWARDRGVDLTMDAIAQVIHNCETCAIIKQAKRMKPLWEEGRWQKYKYGEAWQVDYITLPRSCNGKHYVLTMVEATTGWLETYAVPHATARNTILGLEKQVLWRHGTPERIESDNGTHFKNSLVNTWAKDHGIEWIYHIPYHAPASGKIERYNGLLKTMLKALGGRTFKHWEKHLAEATWLVNTRGSINRDGPNQSSSLHTVEGDKVPVVHVKNMLGKAVWVLPASGKGKPLRGTVFAQGPGSTWWVMQKNGDVQCVPQGNLMPGECSY; encoded by the coding sequence atgcatgttccaaactacagcctcattgtaagccccctttattatgtgacgcgaatgagaaatgagtttacatggggccctgagcagcagcaggcttttgaacagattaaacaggagatagcccgtgccgtggccctagggccagtacggactggacagggtataaagaacatcctctacactgctgctggagagaacggtcccacttggagtttgtggcaaagagcctcaggagagacccgaggccgacccctgggattctggagtcgggcgtacagagggtctgaagagcactacactccaactgagaaggagatcttagccgcttatgaaggggttcgggctgcttccgaagtagtcggtactgaaacacagctccttctcgcacctcgactgccagtgctgaactggatgtttaaaggaaaggttccctccacccatcatgctactgatgccacttggagtaagtggattgcactgattacacaacgagcacggatggggaacctcagccgtccaggaatcctagaagtcatcatggactggcctgaaggtaaaaagtttggaacaccaccgggagaagaagtatcacgtgctaaagaagccccaccatacaatgaactaccagagaatgaaaagaaatatgccctgttcacagatggatcgtgtcgtattgtgggaaagcatcgcagatggaaagctgctgtgtggagccccacacgacaagttgcagaggccactgaagggaaaggagaatcaagccaatttgcagaggtaaaggctgtccaactggccttagatgtcgctgaacgggagaggtggccaatgctctatctttacactgactcatggatggtagcaaatgccttatgggggtggttacagcagtgggagcaaaataactggcaaagaaggggtaaacctatttgggctgctgaactgtggaaagacattgctgcccgaacaaagactatagttgtaaaggtgcgccatgtagatgctcatgtgcccaagagtcgggctactgaagaacagcaaaataaccatcaggtagatcgagctgccagaattgaggtggctcaaatagacctggactggcagaacaagggtgaattatttctggctcggtgggcccatgagacctcaggtcatcaagggagagatgcaacatacaaatgggccagagaccgaggggtggacttaacgatggatgccattgcacaggttattcataactgtgaaacatgtgccatcatcaaacaagccaagaggatgaaacctctgtgggaggaagggcgatggcaaaagtacaaatatggggaggcatggcaggttgattatatcaccttgccacgatcttgcaatggtaagcattatgtgcttactatggtggaggcaaccactgggtggcttgaaacatatgcagtaccccatgctaccgcccgaaacaccatactgggtctcgagaaacaagtcctgtggcgacatggcaccccagaaaggattgagtcagataatgggactcatttcaaaaattctcttgtaaatacttgggccaaagatcatggcattgagtggatttaccatattccctatcatgctccagcctctggtaaaattgaacgatacaatggattgttaaaaacgatgctaaaagcactgggtggccgaacatttaagcactgggagaagcatttggcagaagccacctggttggtcaataccagaggatctattaatcgtgatggtcctaatcaatccagttccctacataccgtagagggagataaagtccctgttgtacatgtaaagaacatgttaggaaaggcagtttgggttcttccagcttctggaaagggcaaacctctccgtggtacagtttttgcccagggaccaggatccacttggtgggtaatgcagaagaatggggatgtccagtgtgtaccacaaggaaacttgatgccgggggagtgcagttactaa